The nucleotide sequence AGTTTTACGTGGCCGGCCAGCCGCGCAATGTCGGCGGCGGACATGACGATGCCGCCCACGCCCTGACAGCAGTGGCCGCAACGTTGACAGACAAAGGCGGTGACGGTCGGCATTTCCACTTCCTATCCCCAAAGGCGGCGGTATTCAACCATGGTGCAACGATCTTCCACGACAACGACGCCCGTCGGCGCCAGCATGACCCGGGCCTCGGGGCTGGCGATGCCCGTCTGCATCCAGAAGCAAGCTGGCCTGTGCCCCAGGGCCAGCACCTCGGCGGCATGGCCGGGGCAGGCCTCGGGGGCACGAAACAAATTGACCAGATCAATGGGTTCGTCGATCTCGGCCAGGGTCTTGCGGGCCGGGATGCCCCAGACCTCGGCCCGGGCCGGATGCACCGGAATGACCCGGAAGCCGGCGTTTAAAAGAAAGCGCCCGACCATGTCCACGTCCGTGCCGGGACGGTCCTTGGCCCCGATAAGGGCGATGGTCTTGCCCGGGGCAAGCAGTTCCTTGAGCGTCGAGTCGGCGTAGAGCATCAGGTCTCCGGGTGTTTTCGTTTGCGGCAAAAAAGTGTATCGGCTTGGCGGCATCACTGCCTGGAGGTCAACCGCACCATGTCGGATCGCGCCATAGCCCGCTTAAGCCTGGACCAGGCCCGCGCCCTTTGGGAAAACGAGGACGTCTTTTCCCTGGGCAAATTGGCCCACGCCGCCCGACTCGCCCT is from Solidesulfovibrio magneticus RS-1 and encodes:
- a CDS encoding CoA-binding protein, which produces MLYADSTLKELLAPGKTIALIGAKDRPGTDVDMVGRFLLNAGFRVIPVHPARAEVWGIPARKTLAEIDEPIDLVNLFRAPEACPGHAAEVLALGHRPACFWMQTGIASPEARVMLAPTGVVVVEDRCTMVEYRRLWG